A portion of the Suricata suricatta isolate VVHF042 chromosome 11, meerkat_22Aug2017_6uvM2_HiC, whole genome shotgun sequence genome contains these proteins:
- the LOC115306620 gene encoding olfactory receptor 52D1-like has product MERKLKQQTLVMSAYNKTDVHPSTFILTGIPGLEAAHIWISIPFSVVYLLALLGNCSLLLIIKTDPSLHEPMYLFLCMLAVADLVVCTTAVPKLLSLFWFHDGEIRFEACLTQVFLIHACSTMESGFFLAMAFDRYVAICNPLRHSTILTHTVIGGIGLAIVLRGTALLSPHPFLLRWLPYCRTNIISHTYCEFMALIKIACAETRIRRAYSLIVAFLTGGVDFILIICSYVLILHTVFHLPSKDARFKTLGTCGSHICVILVSYTPAFFSFLTHRFGHRVSPHVHIFVANIYLLVPPMVNPIIYGVRTKKIRDRFLTFFSFSKPVK; this is encoded by the coding sequence ATGGAGAGAAAGCTAAAACAGCAGACTCTTGTTATGTCAGCATATAATAAGACTGATGTGCACCCATCAACCTTCATCCTTACTGGCATTCCTGGGCTGGAGGCTGCCCACATCTGGATCTCCATCCCCTTTTCTGTGGTCTACCTTTTGGCCCTCCTGGGAAACTGCTCTCTTCTGCTTATCATCAAGACAGACCCCAGCCTCCATGAGCCAATGTACCTCTTCCTCTGCATGCTGGCTGTGGCTGATCTGGTTGTGTGCACTACAGCTGTCCCAAAACTTCTTagccttttctggttccatgatGGAGAGATTCGCTTTGAAGCCTGCCTCACTCAAGTGTTCCTGATTCATGCTTGCTCAACCATGGAATCTGGCTTCTTCCTGGCCATGGCATTTGACCGTTATGTGGCCATTTGTAACCCATTAAGACATTCAACGATTCTGACACACACTGTAATTGGGGGGATAGGTCTAGCTATAGTACTCCGGGGCACAGCACTTCTCAGTCCTCACCCTTTCCTGCTACGCTGGCTTCCCTATTGCAGAACCAATATCATTTCCCACACCTACTGTGAGTTCATGGCCCTCATCAAGATTGCCTGTGCTGAGACAAGAATCCGTAGAGCCTACAGCCTCATTGTTGCCTTCCTTACTGGTGGCGTAGACTTCATATTGATCATTTGTTCTTATGTTCTCATACTGCACACTGTCTTCCACCTCCCATCCAAGGATGCCCGATTCAAGACCTTGGGTACCTGTGGCTCCCATATCTGTGTCATCTTAGTGTCTTATACTCcggctttcttctcttttctcacccACAGGTTTGGGCACCGTGTGTCTCCTCATGTCCACATATTTGTGGCCAACATCTATCTTCTGGTCCCACCCATGGTGAACCCTATTATCTATGGGGTAAGAACCAAGAAGATACGAGACAGGTTCCttacatttttcagtttttcaaagcCTGTGAAATAA